In Brachybacterium saurashtrense, the genomic stretch TGGATCGGGGCGGCCTATGCGGTGCTCGGCATCGGGTTGCCGGCGATCAACGCCGCGAGCCAGGGCTTCTTCACCCACATCACGCCGGTGCCGATGCAGGGGAGGGTGAGCTCCCTGATGCGGCTGGTCTCCTCGGCGCTGATGCCGCTGGCCCCGGCCGCCGCCGGGTGGGGGCTGCAGCTGGTCGGCGCGCTGGCGACGCTGCTCGGCTTCACGGCGGTGCTGATCGCGGGCGCGGCGGTGGGGCTGCTCGGCCCGGACCTGCGCCGGGTGCCCACGGCCCCGCAGTGGGAGCGCTACGCCCGCGAGGAGGGGCTCGCCGCCGAGGAGGAGTGAGGGCTGGCGGCCTGCGCCCCCTCCGGGCCGGCGCGGTGCGGGCGCCCGCCGACAACGGTGAACAGCATCTGGAGATCCTGGGCGTCCCCCTCCGAATCGGGATCTCCGGGCAGGTCCGCACCGCTCTCGTCGCGGTTCAGGGAGACGAATTCGTCGATCTTCGCGGCGACGGTCTCGAAGAGCTCGCGCGCCTGGCCGGGCGAGAGCCGCAGCGGGGCCGAGATCAGCCGGGCGAATGCCTGCCGCTCCTCCGTCTCGGGGAAGTGTGCGGTGCGCTGGGCGATCTCGGCTGCCCAGGCGGAGCGGATCCACTCGATGGCGGACAGGGTGGTCGCCCCCGACGCTTCGAGGTACTCGTGGTCCACGCCGACCGCCTGCCCCGTCGGCGTCGCCGCCGGCGCGTGCTGG encodes the following:
- a CDS encoding winged helix-turn-helix domain-containing protein — translated: MSSAADSPTSAAHSEGEPRYATRDQLRAMAHPVRMRIIERVGRRGTARAADLAADLDMPANSVSYHLRTLARGGVITEAPEAARDKRDRVWKLAQSNFQHAPAATPTGQAVGVDHEYLEASGATTLSAIEWIRSAWAAEIAQRTAHFPETEERQAFARLISAPLRLSPGQARELFETVAAKIDEFVSLNRDESGADLPGDPDSEGDAQDLQMLFTVVGGRPHRAGPEGAQAASPHSSSAASPSSRA